AAGCCCCAACATCAAGCCCAACACAAGCAAGCCGGAGACTGTGAATCCACCAACGCCCTGGACCATGGCCAAGATATTGGTAAACACATAGGCCACGACAATGCCCGCGATAATAGCAATGCCACCCATGGTTGGAGTACCACGCTTACGCAAATGGGACTGCAAGCCTTCCTCACGGATCTCCTGCCCCAATTGACGATTTGTAAAATAGCGGATCAACACCGGGGTGAGAAAGATCGATACAAGGAACGCAACGGTTCCACTGATCATAATCTGCTGCATTGTTTTTCTACTGTCCTTCCACATTCCGGCGAGAATCGCCGTTTGCCGAGCTACTGGTGGTGCTCTGGTTTTGGCTCTGGCTTGGGTTTTGGCTCTGGCTTAGGTTTGGTGCCATGTTGTGCAAAGCTTCTGCAACCCGCCACAAACGATCCGCATTAGACGCCTTTACCAGCACTACATCATCGCGCTTTATACGCCTGCCAAGCAACTCAACAGCGCTCTCCACATCCGGCACGACGCTTGTCTGTACACCCAGATCTGCTGCTGATTGAGCAAGAGCTGCACAGTTGGGATTTTCTCCCACTGTGATCAACTGCGAAACATTGTATTTCGCTAACTCACTACCAAGTTCAGCATGTGCCTGTGTGGCGTCTTCACCCAACTCACCCATCTGCCCCAGCACCGCCCAACCAGTCGAATCAGGACGACCACTCACGGTATAAGCAAGTGCGGCAATTCCAGCACGCATAGAATCAGGGTTAGCGTTATAGGAATCATTGATCACTGTCACACCATCTGCACGAGTTTGCACATCCATGCGATGAGCCGATGTTGCAGAGTGAGATTCCAAACCAGCCACTACTACATCAGGGGCAACACCTGCCTCAACCGCAATGGCAGCTGCCGCAAGTGCATTAGCAACCTGATGTTGTCCGAAAACCTGCAAGGTAACCGGCCACGAACCATCTTTGGTGTTCAAAGTAAAACTAGCGCGAGCAACAGCATCTAAAGAGATATCAGATGCCCAATAGTCGGGATTGTGCACCGGGGAGCCATTCGCTGGGGCTTTAGTTGGGGCATTGGTTGAAAACCACACAACGCGTGCCTGGGTGCGCGATGCCATCTGTGCCACAAAAGGATCATCAGCATTAAGTACTGCTACCCCACCTGCATTGGCAGCGGGCAGTGCTTCAATGATTTCACCCTTAGCTTGGGCGATATTATCCCGTGAACCAAACTCTCCTAGGTGAGCACTGCCCACGTTAAGTACAGCTGCAATTTTTGGTGGAGCAATCTCAGTCAAGTGCTTAATATGCCCGATACCGCGAGCTGACATCTCTGCAACCAAATACTTGGTATCAGCTGTACAGCGCAAAACGGTATGAGGAAGTCCAAGCTCATTGTTAAAAGACCCTGGAGGGGCAACCGTTGGCCCATCTTGGCTAAGAATCGTTGCAATAAAATCCTTAGTCGACGTCTTTCCAGCAGATCCGGTAAGGGCTACAACGTTGAGCTGAAAACCTGCGACACATACGTCTACTACATTGCGTGCGAGCTTAGATAATGCAGCAACGACAGCTGCGCCATGGCCGTTAGGATCATGCACATAGATATCAGCGTTGGAGTCCTCCACGACAACAGATGGCACCACGATCGCAGGGGCGTCAACCTCACGGGCAGCTAAAACCGCAACAGCTCCTTTTTCAATCGCAGCAGCAGCAAACTCATGTCCATCCACGCGAGCACCCGGAAGTGCTAAAAATAGGCCACCTGGTGTTAAAGACCTCGAATCAAATTCCACGCTTGAGTACACAGGGGTGTCCGCCTGGGCGCCACCAGTTAACGTGCCGCCAACAATATCAGCGATCTCCCCAAGGGTCATTGTGATCATAGTTGTGGCCTATCCTTTATCCGTTGTCTGAGCATCCGTTTTGTGAGAAAGCTTGTTGTGCAAAGCCTCTCGAACTTGCTCACGGTCATCAAAATGGTGAGTTACACCAGCAACCAGCTGCCCCACTTCATGGCCTTTTCCAGCTACTACAATGCCATCTCCTGGCTGCGCCCACTGGACAAGCACACGAATTGCCTCTGCGCGATCACCAATCTCTAGCACTTCAACCTCACGCGGGGATTCTGCAGCCCCATCATGCGCACCTTGGGTTACAGCGGCACGGATGGTTGCTGGATCTTCAGACCGAGGATTGTCATCAGTGACAATAACCAGGTCAGCGCGTTGTGCTGACAATTGTCCCATGGGTCCCCGCTTAGTGGCATCTCGGTCACCGCCGGCGCCAATAACTACACCGAGTCGACCATCGATTTGTGCTCGCAACGTGTCTAGAACTGCTGCCACCGCAGCTGGCTTATGGGCATAATCCACCACGGCAAGGAAATCTTGTCCCTCATCGATGCGTTCCATGCGACCTGGAACGTGGACCTTAGACATACCTCTAGCAAAGGCCGAAGCATCCACTCCTACGCGTGTGGCAGCGGCAAAAGCGAGTGTAGCGTTTGCAATATTGAACGCACCTGGAAGGGCGAGTTCTACAGAATAAGACTCATTTTCGGGAGTGACAATGTGGAATTGCTGTGCACCAGAGTCACCAACAGAAATATCTACTGCACGGAAATCTGCTTCTTGGCCCTGGGTAGACACCGTTTGCGCATTCGCAGCCTCTTCGGCCATGCGCACACCCCAAGAATCGTCAATGCACACCACATGCTTTTGAGCAGCTAATGGTGAATCAGCACGGAAGAACAATGCTTTAGCATCAAAGTAATCTTCCATCGTGGGGTGGAAATCGAGGTGATCCTGAGACAAGTTGGTAAATGCAGCCACATCAAAATCAGATCCGGCAACGCGCCCCAAAGACAACGCATGGCTGGAAACTTCCATCACCACGTGGGATACGCCGTGATCACGCATGCGAGCGAATAAAGCCTGCAGTGTGGGTGCTTCCGGAGTGGTGAGTTTTGTTGGAACTGCCTCTCCATCGATGCGGGTACCAGTGGTGCCAATCAGACCCACCTTATGTCCGGCTTCTATGAGACCTTTTTCTAGAAGATAGCTAGTTGTAGTCTTCCCAGATGTTCCAGTCACACCAATGAGTGTGAAATCTTTCGAAGGCTCACCGTAAATCAAAGACGATGCTTGACCTAGAACTTCTCGGATATTTCCTACGACCACTACAGGACGGGTTTCTCCCGCCTCGCGGAGGATTTCAAACCCTGCTTCATCTGTCAAAATTGCAACAGCGTTTGCTGCACCATCTTTGTGCGCAAACTGAGCACCATGGGTACGCGTTCCAGGCACAGCTGCAAAGACAGCCTCACGCTCTGGGAAATTGGAGGAGTCTAAACCGATCGCAGAAAGGGAAAGATCTGCTGCGGTATCAGCGGCATCAGCAGAATCTCCAACAAGAGTGCCACCAATTATTTTGGTGAGATCCAGCAAGGTTATTGCCATGATTGTCTCCTCCACAGGTCGAGTAATAAAAGTTTTAAAGACGGGCACTTGGGTGATGCCCTTAAAGTTCACGCAGGTTCTAAATGTTGATTATGAAATTCTACAAAAGTCATTGCCTTAAGCTCTATTGAGCTTGAAGAACAATGGGCTCCGTTTCTGCTGATAGCGGAATATTGTCACGGTTGAGTAACCACGTAGCGATATCTTTGAACAGTGGTGCTGCTGTTTGTCCACCACCGCCGTGTACGCCTCGCTCTGGTTCATCGAGCATGATGGCAACCACAAATCGTGGATCATCTGCGGGAGCGATGCCAGCGAAAGTAATCCAGTATTGGGAGTTTGAATACGCGCCGGTATTTGGATCTACTTTCTGAGCTGTACCTGTTTTACCGGAGATTTGGTATCCCTCAATTGCAGCATCCGGTGCTGTACCCTGCTGGACACCCGTTGGGTCAACCTGGGTGACTGACCTAAACATATCCACGGTGGTTCGTGCAGCTTCAGCGCTTACTACTTGAACAGTATCTGGTTCTGGTTGTTCCAAAACTGTTCCATCAGAGTCGGTAACACTCTTAATGATCCGAGGCTCAATACGCTCACCATCATTAGCCAGGGCTTGGTAGATGCCAGCCATTTGCAGTGTGGTGATAGACATACCTTGACCGATTGGAAGGTTGGCAAATGTGCCACCAGACCATTGTTCCCGGGCAGGTAACAAACCTTGAGACTCACTCGGAAGCTCAATGCCGGTTGATTGGCCAACACCAAATCGCTCTAGGTATTCAGCAAATTTGTCCTCGCCAAGCCGCTCAGCAAGCATCAGGGTGCCAACATTTGAAGACTTACCAAACACGCCCGCAGTGGTATAAGGCACCACGCCGTGCTCCCATGCGTCCCGGACTGAAACTCCGGCCATTTCAATACTGCCCGGAACTTGCAGCACCTCGTCTGGGGTAGACAGTCCTTCTTGGATAACTCCGGCGGCCGTGATTACTTTAGCCACAGAACCAGGTTCAAAGGGGTGAGTCACAGAAGGGTTATCAAAGCTTTTTCCCTGCTCAATTTGCTTTCCGGTGTCCTCATTGGGGTTGATGGTATCGGTATTTGCCATCGCCAATACTTCAGCTGTTTTAGCATCAAGAACCACTGCTGAAGCATTTTCAGCCCCAGAGTTTGCTTTCGCTTGCTCCAATGCCTGTTGGACATAAGTTTGGAGGTCAAGATCAATCGTGAGTTCAACATTGGCGCCGTCAATCGCAGGGATCTGATCTCTTAACGTGCCGGGAATTGCCTGTCCCAAAATTGACATGTCTTGCGTAGAACGACCATTGTTGCCAGCAAGTAATGAATCATTGGATGCCTCAAAACCAAACTGGCCTTCACCATCCATGCTGATGCGGCCAATAATGTTCTCACCGATTGCACCGTTAGGGTACTGACGGATGTCTTGATGATCCGCAGCCACGCTTGGCATTTCATCGGTAATTTCTGATGCTACATCTGGATCCACATTGCGAACCAAAACCTCATACTGACTGTCAGCATTCAGCTTGTCCAAGATCTCCTCAGAAGAAATCCCAGTCACATCTTGATCATGAGATTTGATGATCTCTGGGATGCGATCTGCAATATTTTGAATGCGTTCTTCTACCTTGTCGGACAAGATTGTCTCCCGCTGTTCAGCGGAGGCAAAAACATACTCATTGCCCTCTTCAATAGTGACATAGCTAGCCACATTTTCTGGATCTGTTTCGTCAGCAGCCAGACGCAGGGCCAGATCAGTTCCGGTGCGTAACTCTTCCCGCATGATATTGGGCGAAACTGTGAGGGATCGTGCCTGCATGGTGTACGCAAGCTGATTTCCTTCACGGTCCATAATTGTCCCGCGTCGTGCAGGATCAACATAAACACGTGTGCGCTGCTCTGAAGCATTCAGAGACAGCTCCGGTCCCCACACAACTTGAACCCAACCAAGCCGGATGATTAAAACTCCAGCCAGCACCAAGGCAATGGCAGTAACCATGTTGACGCGTCGTTTGTGCGCGCCACCGTTTGATGAAGATTGAGGTCGATAGGTCACGCCATCTTCTTGAGGCATGCCTTTAGACTTGCGGCTTCTGCGGCTAAGTTCGCGCTCCCTGGCAGCCCTTCTACTTTCGTCCTGATATGCCGAACGGCGGGACGTGTCTTCACGTCCCGCTCGATCGCCTCGACTTCTGCCATTGCTGGGGAAAGTCACTGCCCTGCGCCACCTGCTTGTCCTGTGGTAGCCGCATAAGGAACAGGGTTACTCTGATACGGCGGAGCTGCTGCTTCTTGTGGAATTGCCTGAAGGTTTTCAGTCACTGCATTAGTTTCATCAGGGTTACTTGATGCCCGATTAGGTCGGGTCTGTTGTCCGTTGATGTCAACTATAGGGCGTGTGTCTGGGTTAGCTGCACGCTCTTCTACAATCTCACCGTTTTCTTGAACAGCAAGCACGCCTGGTTCAACTGGTGAGACTAGCCCCATCGCGGTAGCATTCGCTGCCAGCGTGGATGCAGAGCGAGCATCTTCAACATCGCGGTTAAGCGATTCAATGCGGTTGCTCAAATCCGTCTCGGTTGCCTGCAACTCTTGAAGCTGGAATGTCTGCTGCGTTGACGTACCGGATAGTCCCATCGTTGCGCCAACACCAATGCACAGCAAGATGACCACCAGCACCGATAGTTGAATTACTTTAGGATCAGCACGCTTAGCCTCCACACGACGGCCACGCACAGACATCACCTGCTGGGATCCCAGCTTGTGCTGCATCAAGCGCTTACGCGTTGGCTGCGCGCCCGGGTTTACTAGGGCCCGGGTGGTGTGGCGTCGTTCCGGCGCCGCTTCACGGCGAGGTTGTGTGCTTATCGACGCACCCCTCCCCGACGCCTCCGCTGTGGAGAAATCTCTACTCACCGACACCCGACGGCCATATCTGGGGTCGGTGTCAGCAACACGACGATCTCGAATCTTTCCCGACTCTGTGCGGGAACCATTTGTCATTGTCATGAGAGGTCTCCTGAGTTGTTAGCGATTCTTTCGATTGCTCTCACCTTCACAGGTGCAGCACGGGGGTTTTCTTCTATTTCAGCTTCTGAGGCTGTTTCGGCCCCACGGGTAACCTGCTTAAACTGCGGTGCAGTTCCAGGAAGATCCACAGGCAAACCGGGAGGTGTTTTCGAGGTAGTTAGATCCGTAAAGAATTTCTTTACCAGCTTGTCTTCATGGGACTGATAGCTCATAAAGACAGCACGCCCACCTACGTTGAGTGCATCAGTAATTTGCGGAAGCACGTTCTTTAAAGAATCAAGCTCGTTGTTCACCTCAACGCGCAACGCCTGGAATGTACGTTTGGCTGGGTGCCCTCCGGTGCGTCGGGTAGCTGCCGGAATGGTGTCGTACAAAAGCTCCACCAAACGAGCCGAGGTGGTAAATGGTTCTTTCTCACGCTCTTTAAGAACCGCTGACGCGATCTTTCCTGCGAAACGCTCATCACCATAGGTCTTTAGGATCCGTGCGATATCGCCGTGAGAGTACGTGTTCAAGATATCCGCAGCAGTAATGCCTTGAGTTGGATCCATACGCATATCAAGTGGTGCATCAGTACGGTAAGCAAAACCACGCTCCACCTGATCTAGCTGCATGGAAGAAACTCCCAGATCAAAAAGTGCGCCTGAGATTCCATGAGTCCTAGCAAGATCA
Above is a genomic segment from Corynebacterium suranareeae containing:
- a CDS encoding UDP-N-acetylmuramoyl-tripeptide--D-alanyl-D-alanine ligase encodes the protein MITMTLGEIADIVGGTLTGGAQADTPVYSSVEFDSRSLTPGGLFLALPGARVDGHEFAAAAIEKGAVAVLAAREVDAPAIVVPSVVVEDSNADIYVHDPNGHGAAVVAALSKLARNVVDVCVAGFQLNVVALTGSAGKTSTKDFIATILSQDGPTVAPPGSFNNELGLPHTVLRCTADTKYLVAEMSARGIGHIKHLTEIAPPKIAAVLNVGSAHLGEFGSRDNIAQAKGEIIEALPAANAGGVAVLNADDPFVAQMASRTQARVVWFSTNAPTKAPANGSPVHNPDYWASDISLDAVARASFTLNTKDGSWPVTLQVFGQHQVANALAAAAIAVEAGVAPDVVVAGLESHSATSAHRMDVQTRADGVTVINDSYNANPDSMRAGIAALAYTVSGRPDSTGWAVLGQMGELGEDATQAHAELGSELAKYNVSQLITVGENPNCAALAQSAADLGVQTSVVPDVESAVELLGRRIKRDDVVLVKASNADRLWRVAEALHNMAPNLSQSQNPSQSQNQSTTSSSANGDSRRNVEGQ
- a CDS encoding UDP-N-acetylmuramoyl-L-alanyl-D-glutamate--2,6-diaminopimelate ligase; protein product: MAITLLDLTKIIGGTLVGDSADAADTAADLSLSAIGLDSSNFPEREAVFAAVPGTRTHGAQFAHKDGAANAVAILTDEAGFEILREAGETRPVVVVGNIREVLGQASSLIYGEPSKDFTLIGVTGTSGKTTTSYLLEKGLIEAGHKVGLIGTTGTRIDGEAVPTKLTTPEAPTLQALFARMRDHGVSHVVMEVSSHALSLGRVAGSDFDVAAFTNLSQDHLDFHPTMEDYFDAKALFFRADSPLAAQKHVVCIDDSWGVRMAEEAANAQTVSTQGQEADFRAVDISVGDSGAQQFHIVTPENESYSVELALPGAFNIANATLAFAAATRVGVDASAFARGMSKVHVPGRMERIDEGQDFLAVVDYAHKPAAVAAVLDTLRAQIDGRLGVVIGAGGDRDATKRGPMGQLSAQRADLVIVTDDNPRSEDPATIRAAVTQGAHDGAAESPREVEVLEIGDRAEAIRVLVQWAQPGDGIVVAGKGHEVGQLVAGVTHHFDDREQVREALHNKLSHKTDAQTTDKG
- a CDS encoding peptidoglycan D,D-transpeptidase FtsI family protein produces the protein MTYRPQSSSNGGAHKRRVNMVTAIALVLAGVLIIRLGWVQVVWGPELSLNASEQRTRVYVDPARRGTIMDREGNQLAYTMQARSLTVSPNIMREELRTGTDLALRLAADETDPENVASYVTIEEGNEYVFASAEQRETILSDKVEERIQNIADRIPEIIKSHDQDVTGISSEEILDKLNADSQYEVLVRNVDPDVASEITDEMPSVAADHQDIRQYPNGAIGENIIGRISMDGEGQFGFEASNDSLLAGNNGRSTQDMSILGQAIPGTLRDQIPAIDGANVELTIDLDLQTYVQQALEQAKANSGAENASAVVLDAKTAEVLAMANTDTINPNEDTGKQIEQGKSFDNPSVTHPFEPGSVAKVITAAGVIQEGLSTPDEVLQVPGSIEMAGVSVRDAWEHGVVPYTTAGVFGKSSNVGTLMLAERLGEDKFAEYLERFGVGQSTGIELPSESQGLLPAREQWSGGTFANLPIGQGMSITTLQMAGIYQALANDGERIEPRIIKSVTDSDGTVLEQPEPDTVQVVSAEAARTTVDMFRSVTQVDPTGVQQGTAPDAAIEGYQISGKTGTAQKVDPNTGAYSNSQYWITFAGIAPADDPRFVVAIMLDEPERGVHGGGGQTAAPLFKDIATWLLNRDNIPLSAETEPIVLQAQ
- the rsmH gene encoding 16S rRNA (cytosine(1402)-N(4))-methyltransferase RsmH translates to MEDFSLDGNHGHVPVMRDRMAALIATHVEAMGDNAVIVDATLGAGGHAEFFLKTFPKARLIGLDRDHNALTDARQRLAPFGERFIGVQTRFDGLSEVLESAEGAIIDLARTHGISGALFDLGVSSMQLDQVERGFAYRTDAPLDMRMDPTQGITAADILNTYSHGDIARILKTYGDERFAGKIASAVLKEREKEPFTTSARLVELLYDTIPAATRRTGGHPAKRTFQALRVEVNNELDSLKNVLPQITDALNVGGRAVFMSYQSHEDKLVKKFFTDLTTSKTPPGLPVDLPGTAPQFKQVTRGAETASEAEIEENPRAAPVKVRAIERIANNSGDLS